From the Kallotenue papyrolyticum genome, the window CCAAACGTAGCACGCTGGGTCGCTATGGCGCCGATCAGCGCTGGGTCCGGATCGGGCAACGCCGCTGCACATCCCGGCGCAATGATCACCGGCGTACGCAGTGCAAGCCCGTTCGGGTTGTGTGGCGCAAGCTCGATCATCCGTATGCCCGTCCTGCCTTCGAGACCGGATTATACCCGGATGCGCTCCCAGCGATCGCCGCGGAAGCGCCAGTAGGCCAGCAGCCCCTGGGCGGCCAGATCGACCGCCATGGCCAACCAGGCGCCGTTGAGGCCAAAGTGAGGGATCAGCACCAGCGCCAGCGGCAAGCGGATCAGCCAGGGCGCGATCAGCTTGATCAGCAGCGGCCAGCGCGTATCACCCGCGCCGCGCAGTGCGCCGGCATACACGAAGTTCGCCGCCAGCAACGGTTGGATCACGCCGACCATGCGCAACGGCAGTGCCCCGGCCGCGATCACCTGGCGGTCGCTGACCAGCAGCCGCAGAAATGTCTCCGGAATCAGCACAAACAGAAGACCCATCACGGTCATAAAGACCGCGCACTGCACAAAGGCTTCGTGGCCGCTGCGCCGCGCCAGGCGCGCATCGCCCGCCCCCAAACTCTGCCCCACCAGCGCGGTCGCCGCAATCGCAAAGCCAAACCCGGGCAGAAAGGAGATGCTTTCAACGGTGATCACGGTGTTATGCGCAGCGTAGGCCACCGTGCCAAGGCTGGTGATGAAGCGCGCAAAGATCACCAGGGCGCCCTGAAACACAAACATTTCCAGCGCAGTGGGCACGCCGATACGCATGATGCGCCACAGCATGCCCCACTCCGGACGGGGCAGACGCTGCAGCTTGAGCAGGCCGCGCCCCTGTGCCAGCGCCAGCAGCGCCAGCAGACCCCCACCGGCGCGTCCCATAGCTGTGCCCCACGCGGCGCCAACAACGCCCAAGGCCGGCAGCCCGAAGTGGCCGTTGACCAGCAGCCAGGAGATCAGCATGTTCAACAGGTTGACGATACCCATGATGTAGAGCGGCGTGCGTGTATCGCCCGCACCGCGCATGGCAGCGTTGAGCAGAAACATCACGCCGGCCAGCGGCATCGCAACGGCCGTGATACGGAGAAAATCTACGCCCAGCGCCACAACCCGCGGCTCGGGCCGAAACAGTTGCAGCGCCAGCGGCGCAGACAAGTACAACACCACCCCACCAACCATCCCTAGCGCCACGCCCAACAGCAGGGATTGATGCAGACAGCGGTCCGCGTCGGCATAGGCCCGCCCGCCGATCGCCCGGGCGATCAAAGCGGTGGTGCCCACCGCCGCCGAAGCATACAGCGTGGTGACGATCCACAGCAGGTTGCCGGCCAGGCCGGCGCTGGCCAGCGCCTCGGCAGCGCCATAGCCCAGCGCCTGGCTGGCGCTCAGCGTGAGGTGGCCCAACAGGTAGATGTCCACTAGCCCAACCAGCATGTTGAGAAACTGTTCGCCAACCGCCGGCAGCGCCAGCCGCAACACGCGTTTGCGCAGCACCGCTGTGTTCTGCAAGGGGAGTGATTGTGTCGTCATAGGTTTAGAACATTTTTTCTACAGACAGTATCCCACAAAGACAGCGCATATCCCACAGTGGTTGTGGGATATGTGGCAAAGTGTGGGATATTTTGGTGCCCGATCTCCGGTTTAGCGCTGCGCCGCCGGTTATTCGTTTACCTGGTGCACGGCCTGCGGCGTCGCCGCCACGATTGCCGCCAACAACGTTGCCGCGCCCTGAACCTGATCGTCGAAGGCGTAGTAGGGCAGCGGGTTGCCACGCCGACCGCGCATCAGCAACGTACATGCCCAGCGCGGGGGCTGGCCGGGCCGCTGAAAGCGAATGCGGCGAACTTCGACGATCTGTTCCCAACGGATGGCGCGCCCACCCAGCGGCGCGACGATCTCAAGCCGATCGGGCAACACGCGGTACGTCACCGTGAGGCGCAGCCACTGTGCGCGCAGCACCGGCAGCAACGCCAGCAGCAGCAGCAAGCCCAGGCCACGCCCCAGCAGCGATAGCGTTGCCCAGCGCGTCACCAGGATCGCCACCAGTGTGGCCACAGCCAGCCCACCGGCGATCAGCAGCAGCAGCGCCTGGCGCCGCGTGCGTGCACTGTAGCGATAGCTCATCCCGTAGCACGCCTGACTCATACGCTCCACAGCAGTGTACCAAATTCCGCCATATGCGCATATGGTCAAAAGTATAGTCGCTGCTGCAGCATTTGACATAGCCCGCGCGCCTCCAGAACCTCTGGAGGCGCGCGGGTCGGACATCTCCGTAGCGTCTAGTTACCAGCGCAGCAGGCCAGGCCCGCTAGTTGCCACTCAGGACAGCAATCTCGTTGTAGTGCGCTCGGAAGGCACTGTCGAAGTTCTCGACATAGACGCCCCAGGCGCCGCTGGTGAGGGAGTCATCGGTAACGCGACCGATCTCGGTGTCGTTGACGGCAAAGACCAACGTGTTGCCCTTCACAGCCAGCGCGAGGATGTTGTAGGCACCAGGTTTGATCGCCGGCGACGATTGCGGCTGGAGAATAATGCTCCATGTATTGTTGACATCCTTGGAGCAACCCGCCTTGCCCTCGTTGTTGATCCAGCAGACGTACATGCTGCGCCGATCACCGTTTTCGCTGAAGCGCGCCATCAGGCCGGCCAGTCCGTTGCCTTCGGGCAGTACCTCGGCAGCAATCACCGCATCAGCCAGATCGACCGACTCATCCGGGTAGATATAGGCATACTGATTGGCGTCGCTCAACTCGACGGTGTAGTGACCATCCGCGATATTGGCCGCCAGACCACCGGCCTGACCGGTCGGCCAGGAACCGATATCGTCGCCGTCGAAGGTGTTGTTGAGCACCGTGACCGTACCATCCTCATCAACTGCCGGCGGCGCGCTCTCCTGCGGCTCATCCTGGGCAAGCGAGCCGATCACCTGCAGCTTGGCCGTTCGATCGTCGGCGGGACCGACCTTCCCTATCGTCAGCTCACCCTCCAACACCTCGCCGGTGCCGGCCCGGAAGATGGTCAGCTTGAGCTGGTCGCCGTCGGCATGCGAGCGCAGAATACGGCACACATCCGCCGAGCTATTAACACTGGTATCTTCGATCTTGAGCAGCAAGTCCGCCGGTTGTACGCCGATCTGCGCCGCTGGACTCCCGCTGACAACGGCAACTACGGCCATGCCCTTGGAGGTACCGAAGTAGTCCTCGAAAAGGTTGGGATACAGGTTCAGGCCGATGTAGTGCCGATTTTTGCCACCCTGCAGCTCCTCGATGATCGGCCGCGCGTACGACATGGCGATCGCATAGTTGGTATTTTGAGCATTTTCCAGCGATCCAACGTTGATGCCGATTACCTCACCGCGATTGTTGACCAGTGGACCGCCGGAGTTGCCGGGATTGATCGGCGCGTCGTGCTTGATCAGATCCTGGTGCTCCAGCAGCGCCACGTTGAGTTGCGAGACGTTGCCCTTGTTGACCGAGATATCATCGCCCTCCTCAGAGAGGGGATAACCAATCGCTACCACATCTGCACCGGCCTTGACGCTCTCGCTTTCGCCCAGCGTCGCCGCCGCCAGATCACGGGCGTTGTCCACCTTCAGAACCGCCAGATCATCGCACTGCGAACGGCCCAACACACGGGCCGGACGGGTTCGCGTGCTGCCGGCCATTGCGACCTCAATCGCTGACGCGCCCTCAACAACATGGGCGTTGGTGACGATCAGGCCCTGCGCGGCGTCGTACACGATACCCGTGCCAGACCCCTGGCCCTCGTAGCTGACAACCGTTTCGCCAAAGGTGGCACTGATGCGCACCGTTGCCGGACGCAGCTTCTCGGCGATCTCCTCGTTGCTCAACGTTGCCGGCGTTGGCGTTGCCGCCGGTGTAGCTGTCGCCGACTCGGTCGGTGTGGCGGGAGGTGCGGAGGTAACCGGCACGGGCGTAGGCACCTGCGCGACAGGTGGGTTGCAGGCTACCAGCAGGAGCAGCAGAACAGCCGCAACCGAATGGGGGGCAATTCGGCGCACAGACGACTCCTTTGCATGAAACCGGACAACGGACAGCGAAGGCCTCACATCGGGGAACAGGCGGAAGGCGATGATCCCAGATGGACTACTTCGTAGTGCGACCACTATATCCCAGAAAACAGCACACTACAAGGGCCAAAAGTCCCTATGAGGATCAACCTTATGGTCAATTCGTACACCTCCTCATCGCGCTCGGCGATCGGGCATAGACGCCGACTCCAGCCGTTCGCGCGAATCCGGTATCATAGAAAAACATCATTGGTCATCACCGTCCGCAGATGCACGAACCACTACGCGACGCTCCGGGGAATGCCATGCGTGCACTGGCAGCTAGTCTCTTGCTTCTTATCACCATGATCGGCCTGGGCTGGCTGCTTGGCCCGCGCACGCCGGCGCCGCCGCTGCCGCCGGAGCTACTCGGTCCCGATCCGGGCTGGCTGGCGCGCGCCGAACGGCTGGGCCGCCTGCGACGCGGGCTGAGCCTGCTAAACCTGGCGATCGTACCGCTGGCGCTCTGGTTGTTTGTGAGCTCGGGCTGGAGCGCCGCGCTGCGCGACTGGCTGACGGGCCATGGGCTGCGCTCGCCCTGGCTGCTGGTCGGCGGCTTCACCATCCTGTTCGTCACCGGTCTGACGGTGCTGACCTGGCCGCTGGAGTACGTCGCTCTGCTGCTGCGCCGTGCGTATGGCCTTTCCAACGAGACGAGCGCGGCCTGGCTGCTGCGTCAGCTCAAGCTACTGGCTGTTACGTTGGTGCTGACGCTGCTCGCCGCCGAAGGGCTGTACTGGCTGCTGCGCACGCTGCCCGGCTGGTGGTGGCTACCGGCGGCGGTTGGCGCCGTGCTGTTGAGCATGGCCCTGACCTATCTGCAACCCTACGTGATCACGCCGCTTTTCTTCAGGCAAACACCGCTGGCGGATGAAACCCTGCGCGCAGCGATCCAGGAGCTGGGCCGGCGCAGCGGCGTGCCGATCGGCGAGGTCTATGTCATCGACGCCAGCCGTCAGGGCAACGAAGGCAACGCCTACTTCACCGGCATTGGCGGCGCGACGCGCGTGGTGCTCTACGATACCCTGCTGCGTACCTACCAACGCGACCAACTGCTCACGATCCTGGCTCATGAGCTGGGCCATTGGCACTATCAGCACGTCTGGCGCGCTCTGGCGCTCTCCGCGTTGACTACGCCACTAGGCCTGGGGCTGATCCACCTGCTGTTGCAGCGTCTGCTACCGTCCTGGAATATCAACACGCCGGCGGACGTGGCCGGCCTGCCGCTGATCCTACTGTTGATCACGCTGGGATCATATGCCGTGCTGCCGCTGCAAAACGCGCTCTCGCGCCATTGGGAACGCCAGGCGGATCGCTTCGCGCTGCAGGCCACCGGCGATGTGGCTGCCTTTCAACGCACCTTCGCCGACCTGGCGCGCCAAAACCTGAGCGATCCGACTCCACCACCGCTCTACGAAGCGATCTTTGCCACCCACCCCGCCATCGGACGGCGTGTGAGCGAGGCGGCAACGGGTGGGTCTTGACGCCCCGCAAGGCAACGTGTATGATCAACATAAGGACGCACAGCGACAAGCGCTGGACCGATGCCTCGGCGCTGAGCTGACCAAAGGAAAGGTCGCCACCATGATCCGAGTAGTTGTGGACAGCATCCGCGTCAACCTCCTCTCCCAGCAACGCATGGTCATGCTGCGAGAAGTGGATAACCGACGCTATCTTCCCATCTGGATCGGCGCGTTCGAGGCTGAGGCGATTGGCGCGGCGATGCAGGGCCATGAGCCACCGCGTCCGCTGACCCATGATCTCCTGCGCAACGTCATCACCGAGCTGGGCGGCACGGTACAGTACATCGCCGTCACGCAGCTCCAGGATACCACCTACTATGCGCGCATCGTGATCGATGTGCGCGGCGTGCGCCGCGAGATCGATGCGCGGCCAAGCGATGCGATCGCCTTGGGCCTGCGCGTCGATGCGCCGATCTATGTGGCCGAGCAGGTGCTGGAACAGGCCGGCGTCACGCTCAACGACGAAGAAGAAGAGGAGGAAGAAGAAGCCGAGCCCGAGCTGCCCTCCTCGTTCTCTCTGCCACCCATGCGCGAACGTCCGGCCACGCCACCGGCGCGCGAGGAAGCCGAAGAAGCCGATTTCAACGATGAGAATCTGTCGGTCTTTCGCGACTTCATCAACAGCCTCGAACAAAAAAAGCCGCCTGAGGAAGAACAATAGCTTGATGGCCTGCTCTCAAGCCAACAGCGCGGTTGCTGCAGGCAGCCGCGCTTGTTGTATGCGCCGAAGCGACGCGTTGATCAGCGCTGCGCTTGTGGATAAGTTGGTCTGAAGTGTGGATAACTAGAACAAGTTGTGGATAACCCGGCACTGCGTCGTACGACGCTTGAGCATGTGTCCACCGGCCGACTCCGACGACGAGCGGGGATGACCTGGGGATAAGGCTCCGGCAGGTTGTGGAGAAGGGCGCCGGATTGTGGACGGCGCCGCAGCTGGCACACGGCAACCGGTGTACCTGTGCATGGCGTGGACGGTTATCCAGAGGCAGTGTGGATGGCCTTAACATCTCGCCGTGCAACATATGCGTAGTTATCCACGTATCCACAGCAACGACGGTTACGCTTTAAAGAAATACAAGAGAGCTGTGGATAGATGATCCGGAGAACCGATCAGTGGCATACCGGTTGCCCTGACAGGTCGGCAAGGGTGCCGGCTCGGAAAAGGAGATAATCATGACCACTGAGATGACGCACCAGCAACAGAGCACGCGTTTGATAGAAGCGATCGTGGAGCATGCGCTGCAGGCCAACGATCTCGAACTGCTGCGCCAGCTGGCGCAGGTGCTAGGACTACGCGCCGGCCACCGCGTCCTGCTGATCGCCGAGGATGCAGATCTGGCCGTCCAAACGCTCAGCACCGAGTTCGGTTGTGAGGTCGAACACTATCGCGGCAGCCTGCGGCAGCTACCCTATGCCGAAGCCTCCTTCACCGGCGCGCTTGTGGCTGTGCCGGTATCCGGCGATCTGCATGCGCTGGCGCGCGAGTTGTACCGCGTGCTGCAACCCAATGGCGTGCTGGGTATGGTCGCCTTCTCGGTGTACCGCGACCAGATGCCGGACGACCCGGCGCTGATCGACCTCGTGTTGCCGCTGCGCAGCATGAGCCGACCGGCGGCAGCTATCCGCGCGATGCTGGCCGAGTGCGGCTTTACCGCCTTTGTCAGCCAGGATCGTCGGCGCGAGGTGCGGCGCCAGGCGTTGGCCAGCTACCGCCAGCACGTGCTGCCCAAATCCACCGGCGCGGCGGTCGGCGATGCGGCGGCCCAGGCGCTGGCATTGCTGGCAGGCGGCGGCATCGGCGTGACGTTGATCACCGCGGAAAAGGCCGCCTAACGCCCGCCGGCGTTGCGGTCCGCGCCCGCGCCTGGTATAATTCATCGAGCCCGATTCGCTGGGTTCTACGCGGCGCACACTTGCTAACCCCGCCAGGACCGGAAGGTAGCAACGGTACGTGAGTCACTGCGGGTGTCGTAGAGCAGCCTAGCGGATCGGGTTTGTGCTTGTCTGAAGGGCCGCCGCGTGGCGGCCCTTGCCTGGTTCAGGCCATACTGTTCAGCACGGCGGCGCGCTCGTGCTGCCAGCGCGCACGGAGCGTCCAGGCCTCTTCCAGCGCGGAGCGTAGATCGCGCTGGGTATGGAGCGCGCCAAGGTCCACGTCCTGTCCTACCAGCGCCTGGGCCATAGCCGGCGACAGGCCTACCACCAGCACCTGCGCGCCCAGTAGTTCGGTCGCCTGCACGGCGCGTAACAGCAACCCCACTACCTGCGCGTCCATAGCCGGAACACCGGTCACATCCAGAATTGCCACCTGCGCACGCTGTTCGGCCACGCCGCGCAATAGGGTCTGCATGATCGCCTGGGCGCGTTCGGAGTCGACATGGCCGACGATTGGCAAAACGACCACCCCCTCCAGCACCGGCAGCAGCGGTGTGGAGAGCTGTTGCACGGTGGCGAAGAGGCGCTGCTGATGCTCATGTGCTTCGCGCAGAGCGCGGTGCTGATCTTCGATCTCACGCGTGCGCTGCTGAATGATCGCTGCCATGTGGTTGAAGGCCTCGGCCATCTGGCCGATCTCATCGCGTTCGGCGGCTGTGGGACAGCGCGCGGTCAGATCACCCCCGGCCATGGCGCTTGCGGCGCGCGCCACGCCCTGCACACGCCGCGCGATGCTGTTGGCGATCACTACGGCGCCCAGGCTGCTAAGCACCAGCACCAGGCCTGTACCGCCTACCAGTGAAAGCGTGAGATAGGTGGCGGCGCGTTGCGCTTCTGCCGCGCGTTGCTCCAGCAGTTGGGTCTCTACCTCGCGAAAAGCGGCGATCTCGCGTCGAATCTCGTCGAAGGTCTGCTTGTCGACGCCTGAATTGATGAAATCGCGCACGCGCTGCATTGAAGCGCTGTCGTTGCTGGCGCTACGGCGGAGCTGAATGCCCGGTCGGGCAATCGTATCGATCCAGTATTGTGCTGTCTGCTGGATGCGCTGCAACTGTTCGAGCTGCGCGGGATTGTCGCTCACCAACTGTGCTTTGATCTGCAGCAACTCCTGGTAGCGCTGCAAGCCGGCAAAGTAGGGCTCCAGCGAGCGATCCGCGCCGGTGATCAGGTAGCCGCGGAACCCGGTCTCCATGTTGACGAGCTGCAGCAGCAGCTCATCGGCCAGGTTAATCACACGGAAGGTGTGTTGCACCTGGTGTTCGCGTTGCAGGCCCTGACGAACGCCCCAAAACACGAAACCGGCCATCAGCAGAATAATCGTTAATGCCGCCCAGGCGGCCAGGAGCAGCTTCGTTCGGATCCCTAGGTTGCCAAGCCATTGCATCATTCGCTCTCCGATGGTTGTAGATTGTCCGTTCGCGTGGAGCGGAGGAATGGCTGGACAGATCATAGCCGGCGGTGGTGTGGCGATGCTATAGTTCTGCCGGCGGGGAACGGCAGGCCATTTGCCGTTCCCCGAGTAGGACCCGGCGGCTTGCTGATCGGCCAATTGGACGCTGCTATGCGCCGCCGGCGACCAGATCGAGCAGCGCCTGAGCCACCAGATTGCGCGTCAGGGCCAGTTTGTAGCGGTTATGCGTCAACGGTGTAGCTGCGGCGATGGCAGCCTCGCCCGCCTGGTGCGCCAGGGCGGCATCGATCGCGCGGCCCTCGACCAGCGCTTCTGCGCTCGTGGCGCGCAGCGGTGAGTTGGCGACGCCGCCCAGCACAATACGCACGTTGCGTGCTGCGCCCTGATCGATCTCGGCAGCGACGGCGACGCTGACCAGCGCGTAGGCCCAGACAGCCCGATCCATGGCCTTGAGGTAGTGGCTGCGGCCACCCGTACGCGGCACGCGCACGCCGACGATCAGTTCGTCGTCGGCCAGCGTATGCAGCGCGCGGCGCCGCTCGCTCGGCGCTTGCAACAGCTCGGCCACGGATAGCCGGCGCTCGCCCTGCGCGCCAACGATCTGCACCTCGGCATCCAGGGCCAGCAGGGCTACCGGCGGATCCGAAGGATACACCGCGACACAGGGCGATTGCTCGAAGATGGCGTGGACGTCGTTGCGCCCATCACGGGCGTGGCAGTGTGTGCCGCCTTTGAGCCAGCAGTGGAAATCGCCGCGATAGTACCAGCAGCGCGCCTGTTGCAGCAGGTTGCCGCCAAGGGTGGCCATGTTGCGCAGTTGTGGCGAGGCCGAGAGTGCGGCTGCCTCCGCCAGCGCCGTCCAGTGCCGTCGCACGTCGGGGTGCTGTTCCAGCTCGGCCAGCGTGGTCAGCGCGCCAATGCTCAGCCCCGCCTCATCAACGCGGATCGCGCGCAGCGCTGCCAGCGCTTTGAGGTTGATCAGGCGCTCCGGCGCGATTAGGCCCTCCTTGATCAGCGGCAGCAGATCGGTGCCGCCGGCCAGGGGCCGCGCGTTGGGAGCGAGCTGCGCCAGCGCCTCGCCAAGCTGCTCTACGTCGATATGGATGAAAGGCTGCATAGTTACCTCGCTGCCTCCTCAGCCGCAGGCGTGCTCGGCGTACTGCCCGTCTGCGCCTCCAGCGCCGCCAGCACGCGCGCTGGCGTGAGCGGTAGTTCGGTGATGCGTACGCCCAGCGCATGCGCCACAGCATTGGCGATTGCCGCGGCGGTGGGAATGATGCCGGGCTCGCCCGCGCCCTTGGCGCCGGTGGAGTTGGCTTTGGTGTCCGGAATGTCGATCAGCAGATTGTCGATCGCCGGCACGTCGGCGATCGTCGGCACTTTGTACCACTCCAGGTTGGGGTTGAGCACGGCGCCGCGCTGCGGATCGACCACGCGCTCCTCGGTCAGGGCATAGCCCAGCCCTTGGATGATGCCGCCGTAGATCTGCGAGTTGAAGGTCTGTGGATTGATAATGCGGCCCGAGTCGTGGGCGGCCACGATGCGCAGCACACGCACACGACCGGTGACAGTATCCACCTCAACCTCGGCAAACTGCGCACCCGAGGTGACGACCGACACATCGTCCGGGTTGGGGCCCCGCGAGCCGGTGCCGCGTAGCATCACATCGCCCAGCGTGCGCGCCAGTTCACGCACGCTCATCAGCCGTTCATCGCGGCGGTAGATCGTGCCCTCGCGGATCTCCAGTTCGTCCCTGGGCACGTCGCGCATCTGGGCGACCACATCGCAGATCGTCCGGCGCAGATCATGGGCCGCGGCGCGCACCGCAGGCGCCATCGAGCCGGTGGTGATCGAGCCGCCGGAGGCCGGACCGAAAGGACCCTGCAGCGTATCGCCGATCGTTACGCTGATCTGGTCGAGGGGCAGCCCCAGCTCTTCGGCGGCAACCTGGGCCAGGATGGTGCGCGTGCCGGTGCCGATATCTTGCGTGCCGGTCATGATCGTGGCGGTACCATCGCTGTTGAGCAGCGCCTCGGCGTAGGCCGGTGGCCCGCCGCCGCCCCACCAGATCTGTGAGGCCATGCCCAGGCCGCGGCGGTAGCGTCCGCTCTGCGTCCGCAGCTGTGCGCGCCGTTCCCAGCCGATCGCCGCCGCGCCACGCCGGTAGCATTCATCGATCGGGAAGGACGAGAAGGGCTTGTCCTCCATCTGGTCGCGATCGGGAATGTTTCTGCGGCGCAGCTCCAGCGGATCGATGCCCAGGCGCTCGGCCAGCGCGTCCATGGCCAGCTCCAGGCCGACCGTGCCCTCTACGAAGCCGGGCGCGCGGAAGGAGGCAAACGGTCCCAGGTTGGTGTACACGCCGCGCACCTCACTGCGGAAGTTCGGGCAGCGATACTGCAGCGCCGCCG encodes:
- a CDS encoding MATE family efflux transporter, with protein sequence MTTQSLPLQNTAVLRKRVLRLALPAVGEQFLNMLVGLVDIYLLGHLTLSASQALGYGAAEALASAGLAGNLLWIVTTLYASAAVGTTALIARAIGGRAYADADRCLHQSLLLGVALGMVGGVVLYLSAPLALQLFRPEPRVVALGVDFLRITAVAMPLAGVMFLLNAAMRGAGDTRTPLYIMGIVNLLNMLISWLLVNGHFGLPALGVVGAAWGTAMGRAGGGLLALLALAQGRGLLKLQRLPRPEWGMLWRIMRIGVPTALEMFVFQGALVIFARFITSLGTVAYAAHNTVITVESISFLPGFGFAIAATALVGQSLGAGDARLARRSGHEAFVQCAVFMTVMGLLFVLIPETFLRLLVSDRQVIAAGALPLRMVGVIQPLLAANFVYAGALRGAGDTRWPLLIKLIAPWLIRLPLALVLIPHFGLNGAWLAMAVDLAAQGLLAYWRFRGDRWERIRV
- a CDS encoding PH domain-containing protein, producing MSQACYGMSYRYSARTRRQALLLLIAGGLAVATLVAILVTRWATLSLLGRGLGLLLLLALLPVLRAQWLRLTVTYRVLPDRLEIVAPLGGRAIRWEQIVEVRRIRFQRPGQPPRWACTLLMRGRRGNPLPYYAFDDQVQGAATLLAAIVAATPQAVHQVNE
- a CDS encoding trypsin-like peptidase domain-containing protein; this encodes MRRIAPHSVAAVLLLLLVACNPPVAQVPTPVPVTSAPPATPTESATATPAATPTPATLSNEEIAEKLRPATVRISATFGETVVSYEGQGSGTGIVYDAAQGLIVTNAHVVEGASAIEVAMAGSTRTRPARVLGRSQCDDLAVLKVDNARDLAAATLGESESVKAGADVVAIGYPLSEEGDDISVNKGNVSQLNVALLEHQDLIKHDAPINPGNSGGPLVNNRGEVIGINVGSLENAQNTNYAIAMSYARPIIEELQGGKNRHYIGLNLYPNLFEDYFGTSKGMAVVAVVSGSPAAQIGVQPADLLLKIEDTSVNSSADVCRILRSHADGDQLKLTIFRAGTGEVLEGELTIGKVGPADDRTAKLQVIGSLAQDEPQESAPPAVDEDGTVTVLNNTFDGDDIGSWPTGQAGGLAANIADGHYTVELSDANQYAYIYPDESVDLADAVIAAEVLPEGNGLAGLMARFSENGDRRSMYVCWINNEGKAGCSKDVNNTWSIILQPQSSPAIKPGAYNILALAVKGNTLVFAVNDTEIGRVTDDSLTSGAWGVYVENFDSAFRAHYNEIAVLSGN
- a CDS encoding M48 family metallopeptidase; the encoded protein is MLLITMIGLGWLLGPRTPAPPLPPELLGPDPGWLARAERLGRLRRGLSLLNLAIVPLALWLFVSSGWSAALRDWLTGHGLRSPWLLVGGFTILFVTGLTVLTWPLEYVALLLRRAYGLSNETSAAWLLRQLKLLAVTLVLTLLAAEGLYWLLRTLPGWWWLPAAVGAVLLSMALTYLQPYVITPLFFRQTPLADETLRAAIQELGRRSGVPIGEVYVIDASRQGNEGNAYFTGIGGATRVVLYDTLLRTYQRDQLLTILAHELGHWHYQHVWRALALSALTTPLGLGLIHLLLQRLLPSWNINTPADVAGLPLILLLITLGSYAVLPLQNALSRHWERQADRFALQATGDVAAFQRTFADLARQNLSDPTPPPLYEAIFATHPAIGRRVSEAATGGS
- a CDS encoding bifunctional nuclease family protein; amino-acid sequence: MIRVVVDSIRVNLLSQQRMVMLREVDNRRYLPIWIGAFEAEAIGAAMQGHEPPRPLTHDLLRNVITELGGTVQYIAVTQLQDTTYYARIVIDVRGVRREIDARPSDAIALGLRVDAPIYVAEQVLEQAGVTLNDEEEEEEEEAEPELPSSFSLPPMRERPATPPAREEAEEADFNDENLSVFRDFINSLEQKKPPEEEQ
- a CDS encoding class I SAM-dependent methyltransferase, which produces MTTEMTHQQQSTRLIEAIVEHALQANDLELLRQLAQVLGLRAGHRVLLIAEDADLAVQTLSTEFGCEVEHYRGSLRQLPYAEASFTGALVAVPVSGDLHALARELYRVLQPNGVLGMVAFSVYRDQMPDDPALIDLVLPLRSMSRPAAAIRAMLAECGFTAFVSQDRRREVRRQALASYRQHVLPKSTGAAVGDAAAQALALLAGGGIGVTLITAEKAA
- a CDS encoding CHASE3 domain-containing protein; this encodes MQWLGNLGIRTKLLLAAWAALTIILLMAGFVFWGVRQGLQREHQVQHTFRVINLADELLLQLVNMETGFRGYLITGADRSLEPYFAGLQRYQELLQIKAQLVSDNPAQLEQLQRIQQTAQYWIDTIARPGIQLRRSASNDSASMQRVRDFINSGVDKQTFDEIRREIAAFREVETQLLEQRAAEAQRAATYLTLSLVGGTGLVLVLSSLGAVVIANSIARRVQGVARAASAMAGGDLTARCPTAAERDEIGQMAEAFNHMAAIIQQRTREIEDQHRALREAHEHQQRLFATVQQLSTPLLPVLEGVVVLPIVGHVDSERAQAIMQTLLRGVAEQRAQVAILDVTGVPAMDAQVVGLLLRAVQATELLGAQVLVVGLSPAMAQALVGQDVDLGALHTQRDLRSALEEAWTLRARWQHERAAVLNSMA
- a CDS encoding FAD binding domain-containing protein; this translates as MQPFIHIDVEQLGEALAQLAPNARPLAGGTDLLPLIKEGLIAPERLINLKALAALRAIRVDEAGLSIGALTTLAELEQHPDVRRHWTALAEAAALSASPQLRNMATLGGNLLQQARCWYYRGDFHCWLKGGTHCHARDGRNDVHAIFEQSPCVAVYPSDPPVALLALDAEVQIVGAQGERRLSVAELLQAPSERRRALHTLADDELIVGVRVPRTGGRSHYLKAMDRAVWAYALVSVAVAAEIDQGAARNVRIVLGGVANSPLRATSAEALVEGRAIDAALAHQAGEAAIAAATPLTHNRYKLALTRNLVAQALLDLVAGGA
- a CDS encoding xanthine dehydrogenase family protein molybdopterin-binding subunit; this encodes MPKVIKTTINVEGRVTEQFAIVEEDELPVWGEGEELGIVGYPIPRVDGAARVSGEARYTYDVRLPGMVYAHLLRATQPHARVIGVETQRARALPGVLAIMTCLDESAAQSSNRRRLLEDEVRFIGQPIAVVVADDPDHARDAAALIAVHYEPLPFVADPEAALQPSAPPVRLDRPNNLHNGKPTVRERGDIAAGLREADAIVELTVRTPTALHNPLETHGCVAHWEGDQLTIYESTQHAFGVRQFAARRLELPLSRVRAIGTFMGGGFGAKFPGRAETLIAAELARRLRRPVHLMYDREGENLETGNRSQTIQRIRLGAKRDGTLTAIEFQAICEGGASMSWLPMVEGPAALQYRCPNFRSEVRGVYTNLGPFASFRAPGFVEGTVGLELAMDALAERLGIDPLELRRRNIPDRDQMEDKPFSSFPIDECYRRGAAAIGWERRAQLRTQSGRYRRGLGMASQIWWGGGGPPAYAEALLNSDGTATIMTGTQDIGTGTRTILAQVAAEELGLPLDQISVTIGDTLQGPFGPASGGSITTGSMAPAVRAAAHDLRRTICDVVAQMRDVPRDELEIREGTIYRRDERLMSVRELARTLGDVMLRGTGSRGPNPDDVSVVTSGAQFAEVEVDTVTGRVRVLRIVAAHDSGRIINPQTFNSQIYGGIIQGLGYALTEERVVDPQRGAVLNPNLEWYKVPTIADVPAIDNLLIDIPDTKANSTGAKGAGEPGIIPTAAAIANAVAHALGVRITELPLTPARVLAALEAQTGSTPSTPAAEEAAR